From the Diprion similis isolate iyDipSimi1 chromosome 1, iyDipSimi1.1, whole genome shotgun sequence genome, the window TAGATTTGTACGCGAATGGCCtagtttttttaattgctTGCCTTCTCCGAACCAGCGCGATCATGAGTGATAGATACAGAATGGAAAATTATGCGCATCGTTATTACCTGTTAGTTCTATTGCACGTTCGAAATCTATTGGTCCTTCCTCTATTCTCGGGTTGTCACCTTCAACACAAAATCATTGGCACAATTGATAATGTGTTAATCACGTTTAGGATTCTAAGAACTCACTGTCATGTGGATTCTTCCATGAACCCCAAATACAACTAGATTTAATTTCTGTCAACACTGTTCAAGGGTCGAGAtcaaagagaaatgaaaaacagaaacacTGGTCACCCAATTGACGTGATTTCAAATttgcggggaaaaaaaattgtatacgaTTTTGTATGATcgacaataatttgaaaatatactgtcgaatttgacaaatttcgtgaaagtattttttcctGAAACGCAACGTATTCAAAGAAGTTTATTAATAGGTACGAGAAAGCCAAAACTGCGTAACATTGTGCGATTCCAGTTGAGCATTCCGTGAATTCTGTATGGTCTATTCGAATATGTCAATACAGCTTAGCACACACAGGTGATGCGAAGTCTAcactatattttcttttttttttttttttaattactgaaTGGCGGCCGGCCATCGTTGCTTGGATTCATAGTCCAATTTGTAACATTGATCTTGAGGTGCAGAGCAGTGAAATAAggaaatgataattatttaaacataataaaaattttttccgactCACCATCAGTTACGTTAACAGTTTCCGTTCGTTCCTTGGGCAGAGAAATTGTAAATAGATTGTTGTCCTTATTATTGTCAGATAATAAGCCGCAAGGTTTTAAGGACTTATACATAATATCCCCGATTTAATATTCGTATTTTTGATTAGAAAAGTACCTTTTTCTAATGCTAAAAGCAGGTTTACAAGAAAGCTAAGAGGAGTATAGTAATTAAGGATCGGTATAGAGACTAGTGCCGCAGTGTTAACCCGGCAGAAACATAAGATCCACTGACACCTTTTACCGTGAACAAGCGTGAACAAGCGTGAACAAGCGTGAAGGCTTCGATGTCTCATATTTTCACAGTGGTTTGCGTATTTACATGTATCCGCCAATACATGAAAGCTTCGTATAGATATGAGGATCCGATGGAAAACTTACAGTTCGAAAAGTATGTATTATACCCTAGTAGATGGCTACCTATAGATACACTCAGCGCTGATATTTACTTGGACTTAATTTAGTTTGGTCGGTAGTATAGTGCAGCCTTCGGAACAACAAAGATtagaggaaaaatttatctacgTAGAAGTCAGGTAATTAAGTCAAGCAAGAAGAATTCCCGCATAAAAAAACGCAGAAACTAttcaagaatgaaattttcaactttatcttttatttttaacctgCCTGAAATTTAGAacataaatgaaaattccagATAAtaatcttaaatttttttttttgcctcgcAATATTCATTATGGATCATTTTGAACGAGAGCGtaaaaaagtgatgaaattttttactgacAAATTTTTCCTTGATCTCAGGTCATTCTgagtaaattcaaatttaagtTTTTTCCCAACGTTTTCTCGAGGTAAGTAAAAATCCCGGCATTAGTAAAAACTTTCACTaacaataaatacaaaattaataactgTTTAATCGCAATTAGTAATACCAGCAACGAATTCAAGTCTTTGTACTGATCTCCCCACAGGATTAATCCGTAAACACGTGACAATTATTATGGCACTAATAATTCgcaaaatgaaaagtaaaacgggGAAAACAGCAACTATACTCTCTTCATTGCTTTTTACCGCTGTacgaaaaattcgaatttatttCACCATTTACGTCAAATCTGCCGATTGtagttctcaaattttcaccaaaatgctacagaatttatttaattctttGCACTACTGGGACAGCGATACTCCACGTCGCCGGAAAATATGTGACTAAAAAGTAAAGACTGAAAGAGAGACTGTACCTtctgagtaaaaataaaaataaaaaaccggaATTTAAGGCGCGATACGTGTTTCATTTACAGTATGAGTACAGTTTTGTTAACGACAAGGTAATTTAGAACTTTGATGGCGGTGCATGGCGTTATCAAAATATCGATTAGCTTTTTTTAGATAGTCTGCACTTTCCGCACATCACAACGTCACTGACAACGTGTTGTCCACCATTGATAAGGTAATTGGTGGTTTGTTAGTTAACCGGGGCTATACCGATTGCACTTCCGTCGAGTTTTTACCGTTCAAATATCCGTGTTGAGTAAAACGTCTGAGAAACAGCTTTAAGCTGATTGTGAACCAAAAGCgcagtaaaaaaatgttaatattcaatttgaatattaataatgtatatatatacaatatatatattagacttgTCCTTAAGAAGagcaaaatcgaattttaatgGTCTTACCACCCAAATtggtttataataattttaaaaaaatgtcagaatttttgaattttgaaatgtcaGTCAGTCTCTGTATcgcaaaaaagaagagaataaaGATGTGATTGTTCTAGCTCAAAAATGCTTGTAtcgaattccaaaaaattcgacaaaaaGGTAACATATCTGTCAACATTTTCTGagaatttaagattttttagCTGATAATTATGGcagcggtaaaaaaaagattaattatcattacgAAAAATCAATGCTTttcttatgaaaaaaagtaaggctttaTAGCGGTGGGTAAATATaatggggaaaatttttttaaattttgacatttttttaaaattattattccccCAATTTGGGGGGTAAGAACATTAAAATTAGATTTTGCCCTTCTTAAGGACAGGtctaatatatgtattgtaacgTTCGCGCTGTTGGTACCGCGATCTGCAGTACCGACAATGCGCCGGTGAGAAATCTTTGTccttttttattgtttatatcTTTTCTAGGCTAATTAATAAGGACATCCATATGTCAATAAGAGTGAATGTATCGTAAGTCGTGTCTCAGCTCGGGTTTTATCCGTCGCTATGTTCGTGAGCGCGGATTTTACTCGTGCTCCTAGCTCCTATCTACGTTTATTGTGTTAGTGCCTACGCTATGGCGcaggttttattcgttacTCCTATATTTTAAATGGGTAAGTCGTGATGCGGAAAAATGTATTCAAGTGTTGATAAAAAGCATATGTTTTAATTTGGGTGAATTTCTTTGAAACGATATATTTTACTTTGACGCATCAACCTACTCAAAACGCTTTGTTGATTTCTAACTTAATTCAAGTTGATTATATGAATAATGCTTAATAATCTacaataagtataaaaatggtaataaaTAAGGtagtctgtaaaaaaaataacaaaaatatgcttttttgGTATCTCAGATTCTTGTCTTGTCCCCCCTTAGTTTTACCTCCACCATGCAGAGTTTCTGTAcagttgataataaaattacagGCCGCATAATGACGGTTAATCATCCATCCCTGCCTCACCCTGGACAAGATAATCGCTTATAGGGAAATACCCGGAAGGGTATGGCGGGTTtgtatgtaattattattattattattattattattattatcaccaccatcatttaaatataattataagtcTATGATCAGTGTTATGTAGGTAAGCTGATAACTTGCATACGACAATTTATCAGACACGTGTGTCAATCGGCGTACAAATTTTCTTGTCGCTTTGTTCTTACAGGGTCTAGTGTACTAATTGAGCTTGGCAcaattgtgtatatatttgttgATGTTTTGAAATTCACGTAATACTTTGAATAACTAATTAGCTTTCGATTGACAGATTATCCTTAACCTCAAAACATATCAGCAGAATAAAGTGAAAGTTGGCAGGCTGAGCTCTGAGAAGTTCACGAGTGAAATTTGCTGTGAAGACAGACGCATAAATCTTGCCGAAATTACAAGTTGGTCGATGACTGGTCGATGCGGAATTTTAAGCAGCTGACTCTAGCCAAACcaagtttgaatgaaaatttcaaacatggcGAACCTCGTGAAAATTAGGGAGAATGGTAAAGAGCAGTACAAGTTCCGTGTAATGATAACTTGCAGCCATTGCTTCCTCAGCATTGATTCATAGAAATGAAGAGATTGGAACTTAACATAAGATCATTGAAATTATTAGAATTATTCTTCCACAGATGGCAAGGAAAAAACTACAATCGGTTACTCACTTGCGGTAGAAAAAGCCGGTGAGTTCATTCTTATCCTTATACTCTCTGCACGTATCCAAGTTCAAACTACGTCCAGTTCCTATTCCTTCAGGCTCCGGCCGACATCAGTACAGAGTGTTGATCCTCTGTGGATTAGTCATCGCCTCGATATCCGGTCCAGGAAGTTTTCTGACAAAGTCGCGTAGAATTATCAGCTGCGATTTGCATCTCGACAGGGATCAGCAAGTCAGGATTGACACTTACACCGTAATTGGTTTGTTCCATATTTCTTAAGGATGCGTTGGACGTACAGTCGAGTCGAAAATGCATCGAAAACTGATACTTGAAACCTTCGTTTAACCCCGTTTTGATTCAACGCCCTCGAAATATcctgaaaatcaaactttggcCTGCAGCTTTGGTCATCGGAGCTCTGCTGATCGCAGTTCCTGCAGACTTTGCCAGTCGGCTCAAGTCGTTGATAGTTTCTCTTGTGAGCTACGGTCTCGGCACCTTGGCTCTCGGTTTTTGCACCGGCTTCTCCTGCCTGGCGTCTTTCTCTGCCTTCAGAGCATTCTGGTAGCTCCTGGATAATTTCCCGGTCCCCAAACCCTCCTAATCGCGAATAATGCTCCAGGTCATCAGCCCTGCTCTGTGTGACGACGGTCTACGTCGCCGAGCTGCAGATTCCCCGGCACCGAGGAAGAGTCCTGGTCTTCCTTCAGGTCTTCTGGCTGCTCGGGGTCGTCGCGATTCCAGGTGAGCAGCAGCTCTTCAAGCTATCGAGAAAACGAACTTCTTAACAAGTCGATTCCTTTAATTAACAGCACTACCAATCTCCTGGCGAATTTCGCAGTTCTTTTTCGGCTCCCTGGCTCTCGTCATCGCTGGACTGGCGGCTCGTTACCTGACGGAAAGTCACAGGCTTCTCTTCTCCATGGGCAAGGATGAGCGGGCTCTTGAATGCctgagaaaaattcataagaACAATTCTCCGCAGAGTGAAGAGCAGCTGGAGTATTGGGTTGGTGAATGCGAAAAGTGTCCGGTTGTGGATTGCTGGACTTTATAGTTCCGCTGACTTTCAGGCGTCCCTCGACGGACTCAACGACGATCTTCTCTCCTCGGGGGTGCAGAGCATCGGTGAATTCAAGACCTACGTTCCGAGGGCCGTACGACCGCCTTGTTACAGCGCGATTATCGTCTTGCAGTTTCAATTCGTCTTCCAGCTGTGGTGAGTGAGCCAATAAATGGATAAAACGTTGTGCAAGAAATGCATTTCCGAGTGTCTTTGTGCTTGCAGCTACTTCACCATGAGCTACTGGTTCGGCGATTTGAACTGCCGGCAGGTTCTGTGGTTCCAAATTCCAACGACCCATTCCGAGTGTAAACTCGGAGTAAAATCACTCGAGGATAAATACTCCTCGCAGAACAGAAACGGTAGATATTCCTTCGGTTCTCATTTGTACTCCTGTGTGGTCCTTTTACGCAGTTGACCGGATAACCGGTTTCAGAATTGACATCTTCGTCCTGCAGCTCGTCGAGCATCGATCCCAGTTACGAGAAAGAAGTGTTGTTCGTTGCTCTCGCGACCCTTCCATTTTTGGTTTTCATGATCATGCGTATCGATCAGTTAGGCAGACCTTGTTTTATAGGTAATTTGCAATTTGAAGGTCACTTTATTCGTGTTTATCTTCATTTTCCTATGGATTTTATAGCCACGAGTCACGTGATCGGTGGCTTCCTCGCGTTCTGCGTGCATTACGTGATCGGCACGGAATATGCTCTGTTTTATACAAGCTTGATGGAAGCCATGTGGATCGTGAGCGGAGCCGCGTCGTCATGCCTCGTCGTGGAATTGTCGAAAACGCGATATCGGTAAGAGAAAGTATAATTTCTTCGATTAAGCCAAGAGTATCTTTTAGTtgcggaaaattgaaaaaagtcaatgccgctgtattttttttttttttttttttttttttcataccctATACAGTTACAATAACCACATGCTGTGCATTTTATTATGTTCAGGGTTCTCGGCGTTGGATTGGCGAACAGTCTTGGATACTTGGGAATGGCGATGGGAACGCACGGTTTACTGTTGATGGAAGGAGCAGGTTGCATTGCCGTAATATCATTGAGTGGTATAGTGCTAACAGGTGTGTAAATGTATACAATCTAACGTGATGACCGGTTCTCGGTTTTTATATAactttttcggttttttttctgtgttgtttttttttttttttctttttttttttttttttttttttttatgtaaacaaaaaggaaaaagtacAATTTTAATTACAGAGCAAATTACCtacaaataaatacaaaataaacatGCATTCTtctattcaacatttttttttacctttctgtttcattttgtttttgcggttttttttttagttttccgttttttttttttttgtcttttttggACAAGTTAGCGATGTAGCAGTGCAGTTATTTGCGACATACGAGATCTCGACTGACTCAGTGacgtttgaaattaattttaaaaacaagAGAGGCACGAtatgtttattatacatatatagagtGCCGATTACTTCAATTTTTGACGCGATCTCGCGAATAGCGATTAGATCGGAGATTCGATCTCAccgtttatattatatatttggtTATTGTAcagttcatttttatttatttttttttaattcttttactTTAAAATTCACCGAGTAAACTTGACCGAGTCAATTCGAGCACTCCGCACTTCCTTTCTGATTCtggtgcattttttttcttttttctcttcttgtcATTACTGGATTTTTCTTCAGCTTCCGGCCTGCTGAGCCTCTCACTACCGGACGTCGCAAGTGTCCATCTTAAATGAACTTCCCAACGGCGTCATCGGGGGCGAAGATAGCGAAGGTACTATTTGACCCTTGCTAGGTATCAACATGCAGAGAAATCCGCCAGCTGCGTTttgcggtgaaatttttaagtgattattaaaatgaaaaagaaagcaaaagttgtagagaatttttaaagaatttctgAAATCATACTCACATATCAAAAGCCCGGCGAACGTGTAAATCGGAATGATGCAGTTCAGGTCAATAAGTGCCCCGAAAACTACGTTTCCAACAATCGCTCCGAGACGACCGGAAGTCACCGTCAACGACATAGCCAACGCTCTTGaagtagaaagagagaaaattattaacCGCAAAAGATGAGATTATCTCTCGTTCAACCTACCGAAGGCTGGTGGGAAACAGCTCGACTATCACGCAGAATATTATGACCTCTGTGGTGCTGGTCAGGGCTTCAAATATGCAGGAAAGAATCAGGGTCTGGGTGAGGTTCTTGACCAAATTTAGTCCCAGAGCTGCAGAACCGGCAGCCATGAAGCTGAAGATCAGGAGAAACTTCTTTCCGAGTTTGTTGATGCAGAGGCCGAGCGAGATCGAGGTCGGTATGCAGGATAAACCGATTATCACGGTGTAGAGGAAGACCTTGTCGTCAATCGGCTTGTCGCAGCTCGCCGATATCGTCGTCTCGTTATGCGCACCCTGGACCACGATCGACGTCACGTCGCAGACTCCAGCCGGCTGGTCCGGGTGGACTTCCTGGAACTGGCCGAACCGCTCGAAGAGCTCCGGGAACCAGAGCATCAGGGTGTAGTAgctgaaaaagagagaaagaattaaagaaagaaggaaaaactgCGGATCTTCCATTTCCAAAATCACGATCTTCGCCCAggggaatgaaaaaagaagtctCGCTCACCTGAACATCAATCCAAAATCGGCGAAGCATGTCAGGGCGATGTAACGCAGATACGGAGGCGAGAAGAGCTGCTTCTTCTGACGCCACATCGCACCCAGACGAATCGTGAGTTTTCGCAAACGCGGCTCGTGTTTCGTGCTCGCCCTGTGTATTTGACCCGGGTTGACCAGAGCTTTCACCTGAAACGAAAGCATCCTGATCGAAGTGCGATATGCCAATTGTCGTCCCCCACTTCCATGCTCGAGTGGTCCACGTCGAGATGTGATTTATTGCCACTCGAGAGATATGATCAACGTTGATCGACAGATTCGAGCGTTGATATTGGAGGATGAAGATTACATACGCGGGTAATCTTTATTGCAAGAAGTGAAATTAacgaggaagagaaaaacgaaggaatgtttttaaattttacatatcagtcgaaaatttcttaaatttcaaaaaatcaacgtCAAGGTTGCCCGTTATCGAGCGTTTTTAGGTATTGCGGAAAAATATGCAACTCGAGAAAAGCTGTGAGTTACGTTCAacggaattttgtttttcactatTCATACGCTAATCTGTATGATCGATCAAGACAGAGAATGAGGGATGAGCTTATTCATCATCAAGGGCGATCATCCTCTTCCGAGACATCCAGCCACCAAGATTAGATTAACTGGCGCGATAAAAATCACCGAAAAATCGATGATGATCTAATAagcagtttcttttttttctatcaatccGACTTTTCAAGACACGATTCTTCGGTTCAATTATTTGAGAAATGTCAATTTTCTGAATGTGTGAACAGATTTGATCGGGTGAAGTTATTCGAATTATCGTTttcgaagtttgaaaattttcaaattttcattccgtcATAATTGGCAAAAGAAAGCCCCTTTTTCTTGACGAGAacttttgttcttcttctacGTCTCTGATAATAACACGAGCATAACGTGGCCGCAGAAAGGTTCGCACTTGAGCTAAGTACTTACCGGATAATCAGACTTATCCAATCCGGTGTTGATAGCGAACATTCCTTCCATGACGACCAATGCTCTGTCCATCTTCCCGTGCGTCATTAGGTATTTCGGACTTTCCGGGAACAGGAGAAGGATCATAGCCATTGTCAGACTGGGCACACCGCAGAGGGCCACGAACATCCTCCAGGGGGTGAAGGAGAAGGTGTCGACACTGCCGAGTCTCCAGCTGTGCGGTATCACTATCCAAGCGATCCCTAAACGTGTTTTGAGGGATAAATAAGAGAGTAGTTAGAAGAGTCGAGGGTGAATGCGAATGAGAATTGAAGGCGGAATTTTCACCTGGCAGACTGATGACGCCGATGGTCCAAAAGACTTCGAGCCTGCACAGCATCACGTCGCGATTCTTAGCGGCTAGGAATTCACTGAAGTAGGGAAAGACGATGCTGGTAGCTCCGATGATCCTGCgggaaaacgaagaatttttatatcacaTAGGGTCTTCATCCCTTTTTATTTTACGGTCGTGTTTCCTGTCCGTGACTCACCCGAAACCGTTGAAGAAtcggaagaagaggaagagggggAAAGACTGGGCGACACTAGACGCCAGAGCGGCCATCGAATCCATAAGCAAGGCCGCTATAAGGCCCCATTTACGACCAACAGCGTCTGCTATGTTTCCCCAAATGTAGGAGCCCACAACCATGCCTGAAAATAGTCGAATTGAAGTCCATGCTGAAGTCTAATATCGAATAGTTTTTCTCTCAGTGGTGAATGCGGAGTTTCAAAATGGCGATTAGGATTCTTAGGGCGTCTAAGCGACGAGGTTTTTCGTTCACTTACCTACGAGGGGCGTCGCGTTGAGCCGCCCCTTGTCGGCGGATGTTAACTTGAAATCGCATTCCGCGGACGGAAGTACGAAGGAAAGGGTTGTCGTCCCGATCGCGCATGCGGCATAAATCGTGCCGCAAACGGCCAGCAAGAGTCCTTGATATTTTCCATAACCTGGTAACGGACGAGAGAAATTATATCGCGGGATGAGAATATGGCGaagacaaagaaataaaaaccaatgaaatattttatctttttttttcattggtgAATAGagttaatcaatttttcgaacttACCAACGTGAGCTATCGCGTTCTCAAAATCGTATCCTTTCTCTGTAATAATATCGAAACACGATTAGTACAGTTGTAAGCTTaaagtatttcttttttttttcaaataagagaagaaattgaaaaaaaaaaaataggaaaactcGCGTAACTTCGTACCGAGTCTTAATTTCATATCACTTGgagaatattatttaatgtTGAAATGTCTGCGTTTTTCTTTCGTGTCGTTATTTCCTTATTGCCGATTCTCCGATAGCAGAACAACCGATACGAAACGTCCTTCTTGGTGGTCAAGAGGTAACTGATGTCCGAACATCTATCATTAGCTACTAATGAGCATCAACTAATGCGGTCGGGGACAAGAGCTGAGTGTTGTCACCGAGGAGGAAATTCACTTCGTTATGCCCAACCGTCGGCTTCTACGCAAACCCTAAGACCTCTTATCGCCGTTTTTCATCGTGAAACTTACCTTCCAAAATCTCGACCGACGTTTGCGACAAATAGATTATTAACGGTGCGGTCAATTCTCGCGATGGACTTCCTTTTCAATTCtctcttattttataaaactGATTTTTGCCAACGATTTTGAAGTCCCTGATTCGCGATGTtttaaatggggaaaaaaacaaattattaaaaaaaaaattgttgaaatggaatattttatttactctcATTTTAAACGCCTGATTTTATATCTTAAACGCTCTCGCTGGAATCCGActaaaaatacacacacacacgcattatatacataataaatatatcattaGTTAAAcgatagtttattttttagacAAAAATACACTAGATTATTTCTATA encodes:
- the LOC124409854 gene encoding synaptic vesicle glycoprotein 2C-like isoform X1 — encoded protein: MKLRLEKGYDFENAIAHVGYGKYQGLLLAVCGTIYAACAIGTTTLSFVLPSAECDFKLTSADKGRLNATPLVGMVVGSYIWGNIADAVGRKWGLIAALLMDSMAALASSVAQSFPLFLFFRFFNGFGIIGATSIVFPYFSEFLAAKNRDVMLCRLEVFWTIGVISLPGIAWIVIPHSWRLGSVDTFSFTPWRMFVALCGVPSLTMAMILLLFPESPKYLMTHGKMDRALVVMEGMFAINTGLDKSDYPVKALVNPGQIHRASTKHEPRLRKLTIRLGAMWRQKKQLFSPPYLRYIALTCFADFGLMFSYYTLMLWFPELFERFGQFQEVHPDQPAGVCDVTSIVVQGAHNETTISASCDKPIDDKVFLYTVIIGLSCIPTSISLGLCINKLGKKFLLIFSFMAAGSAALGLNLVKNLTQTLILSCIFEALTSTTEVIIFCVIVELFPTSLRALAMSLTVTSGRLGAIVGNVVFGALIDLNCIIPIYTFAGLLISGGFLCMLIPSKGQIVPSLSSPPMTPLGSSFKMDTCDVR
- the LOC124409854 gene encoding synaptic vesicle glycoprotein 2C-like isoform X2: MVVGSYIWGNIADAVGRKWGLIAALLMDSMAALASSVAQSFPLFLFFRFFNGFGIIGATSIVFPYFSEFLAAKNRDVMLCRLEVFWTIGVISLPGIAWIVIPHSWRLGSVDTFSFTPWRMFVALCGVPSLTMAMILLLFPESPKYLMTHGKMDRALVVMEGMFAINTGLDKSDYPVKALVNPGQIHRASTKHEPRLRKLTIRLGAMWRQKKQLFSPPYLRYIALTCFADFGLMFSYYTLMLWFPELFERFGQFQEVHPDQPAGVCDVTSIVVQGAHNETTISASCDKPIDDKVFLYTVIIGLSCIPTSISLGLCINKLGKKFLLIFSFMAAGSAALGLNLVKNLTQTLILSCIFEALTSTTEVIIFCVIVELFPTSLRALAMSLTVTSGRLGAIVGNVVFGALIDLNCIIPIYTFAGLLISGGFLCMLIPSKGQIVPSLSSPPMTPLGSSFKMDTCDVR
- the LOC124407024 gene encoding uncharacterized protein LOC124407024, which codes for MPLVIGALLIAVPADFASRLKSLIVSLVSYGLGTLALGFCTGFSCLASFSAFRAFWSSALLCVTTVYVAELQIPRHRGRVLVFLQVFWLLGVVAIPALPISWRISQFFFGSLALVIAGLAARYLTESHRLLFSMGKDERALECLRKIHKNNSPQSEEQLEYWASLDGLNDDLLSSGVQSIGEFKTYVPRAVRPPCYSAIIVLQFQFVFQLCYFTMSYWFGDLNCRQVLWFQIPTTHSECKLGVKSLEDKYSSQNRNELTSSSCSSSSIDPSYEKEVLFVALATLPFLVFMIMRIDQLGRPCFIATSHVIGGFLAFCVHYVIGTEYALFYTSLMEAMWIVSGAASSCLVVELSKTRYRVLGVGLANSLGYLGMAMGTHGLLLMEGAGCIAVISLSGIVLTGV